In Cherax quadricarinatus isolate ZL_2023a chromosome 5, ASM3850222v1, whole genome shotgun sequence, the genomic window AAAATTGGCAGAATGACATCTGCGCATTCCATTAAACATACCAACCTTCTTCTAATAAAGATACACgaatgttgaaattttgaagccaatcagaaggaCTTATTTCCACCTATCATATGGAAACAAAATTTGGGAATGGTCTATGTAGCATAGGGCATCCATGAATGCAAATAGTCCCATAAATCTTGCCCAATTATTATTagaatcaaaaagaagtgctaaaccacaagggttatacagcaaatCTTGCCCAGAATACATTACATGAGCATTGAAAATCTGATGCCAATCAACTATGGTGTATTAAACAGAAATTTCCAAGAAAGCAAATGAAAATGCTGCTGAGAATGTTCCAAAAAATAAAGTCTCCCATTGGTAAACTTCAAAACACCATAAAACTGCTGATTTTTATTTCCTGCAAATTTACTTTTCTCATTTACATTCTAAAGTTCTCTACAATCCTgtaagagaaaaaaatatttgatattaTTTTACAAAATCCAATTTTACATTCGCAACAATGCCATGAACTGTACTTTTAAATAAACCTATATTCTTTTCTTCTTAATTAATATCCACaccatatttaaccctttgactgccgcaacccccaatcctgaggtgtctcctggtgtcgcaaaatttaaaaaaaaaaaaattattttttcttatgaaatgatagagaatcttttcccgattgtaatgacacaaaaaaaacgaaatttgatggaaaactgacagaattatgctctcgcgaagttagcgacatcggcgatatttacaaatcggcaatttcgcccactttgagccctattttcagctaattccattgttccagtcgcccaaactcatagctatttctttagaactccatttttttctattgagtacaagaaactgcccatttaccgatttcaactacccaataatgtggtcagaaatttgcaatttggccaatttcacgaaaactaaaaaatatgacaatttcaaaataaggtccagaatgaacaatgcagacattcgtggctctaaaataacattttcatcgttcatcagtcatgtctccaggtccctctgatattactcttgctttctattttgaatttttattcaaacaaaaaatagaagacttactattatgcagactactgcaatactgtaataattgtataaataacatcaacccattcatgactgcatattagaatggctagttggacatttattggacaatgacatcatttgtttacttttgaacattggcaaaaatcaaacacttttcctactttgagctccatttccaggttctttttatagtaaaatcaatcaaaatcacctctacttctgtaatatgttttccattcgatcaaatgagaccaagaaaatgagaatacaaccataaatactatacaaaaatagaccacaaagtcggcattttaattaaaaaaaaacggtcagtttttttttttctcattatgcactgcgtgctccaggattttttttatatggtgcacactgaccacacagacccattctctcacatgtgggcctaccagctttctcctgcttgatttgaagccgctagaatttatgagtatatatacgtcaaacacggtacctcttaagacgtatatatacggccgcgacagtcaaagggttaaggtagtAATCATTTTAAAATGCCATTGATGATGAACTATGAAAAATAAGTATTGTGCTGTGGTGATTATTCCAATTTAAAATAAAAGTTACAAGTCTTCTTATATTCCATTGCCATCACATGGAATAAATTACAACTGTCTTATAtatttattcttaattctttcaagcAAATTTAATATCCATTATTTCAAGAAATAGATTACAGTATTATACTGTACAGcacatattcacaaaaaaatgttCTAAATTTCTATGCATCTGAGATAGTGTATTTTGGAAAATAGCCGACATTCATATATGTATTATTTTTTCCTCACACTACCGAGTGAACATAGTGGTGGTTCCAGAATGTGTGTAGAGGATTAGAGATGGCTACATTTTTGATACTATTATTTGGTTTGTCTTTGGGTGGGCTGGAGATTACGGGAGGCTTCATACCCTCTTTCGCTCCCTTGATGCTGCCACTGAGTGGACAACTTTATCTTTGCTGAGGCCCATTATCATAAAAGCAGAACATTTCtcaatttattatttaatttgTTGCATTTTAACAAATAAAAATTACTAAGTAAGTGTATCCTCATTTCTGATATATTCTCCAATATCTGCCTGATGGAAACATATAATGTCCATGGGATCAGAATGCCGGCACTCTGCTGTTGCCTTAGCTGCTACACCAAAACCCTGTAATAGAAAATATTTTTAACAAGAAATACAATTTTAGGGTGGTAGAAATACTGAGGGAAGAATGAGCCCACTTGTAGGAAGATAAAAACAGAAATATTGGGCAGAGGCCACATCAATGATGACAGGTTGGAGAGAAATCAATACCACTGGCATTGGTCCCACAGATATCTACCCCTTCTATGGCTGTGTGCACAAAAATATACTCCATGTGCCAAGAAGGATGCATGTAAGTCACCATCTAAATCTAAGAATGATAtacattactcacgaaatcgtaatgatacgattgcaaacaaaccatacgacggtctggagttttgagactctctgatcatgggttctatccctgcccatggtatggtttatgatATACATTACATGTGGAGAAAGATATTTTCAataaattacttttttttatgtGTTCCAAACAGCAGTGTGTAGATTTCATGGAATCAAAAATGTTAAATAAACATACATAGAAATTTATGCAAAAAAGCTTACCAATGGAACGTCCTTTGAAGAataaacaacaacaccagcatatTTTGGAGTATTTTCTGAGATCCGTGACAAACCAGACTTGTAAACGTGATTCCCATACATGAAATTTTGTTCAGCAGACTCTTTCATCCAAATTTTGTTCTGCAAGACAATAAAACTTTCAATAATGCTATACTACACTTGAACTTCATTTTTGCTATTAGTGGAATTACTGTAATTTCTTCATCAAAACTGTAAAGCAGTGCAGGACTGTGTCTGATTCAAGATTAAGAGCAAGTGCTGTTGGTTGTACTGGTCAGAAAGGTACAATATACCCTACTTTTCTATTAAAAAGAAAACTAATTTGGCATTACTTTCAACAAACCAAATACAGCATTGTATTTAAAAGCATTGTCGACAAAGCTTGTACATGCATGACAGTTGCTACAGATTTTTATAAAATTGCATGTGTACCTTGTCatttttatatacagtacataacatAATGAATTTATACAAAAGCAGGCTTGTGTGATCATGTTAGATGGGAGTGAGAGGAGACATGTGGTTTTTATGGCTTGACattctattggagtgtgagcagggtaacatttatgaagggattcaagacaACAGGTTAGCAGTTCATAAATGTGATGTCTGTTCACTTCTGTCAAGACAGCAATTGAATTAGTTATACTGAATGTATTTTCTCTATTGGGTcaacctaccttggtgggagacaactAGTAtgcttaaaaaaaaatgtttataacAAGTTCATAAAGTAAAAATTTCAAACATTTAAAGAAAGAATTTGTGGTACTCTACCATCTGAGTTTAGAGTATGAAGTTACCTCATTTAATAATAAAGATACTATATAATTTAGTATTTTTCCCAGCAGCTGCATATTAGGAAGAAATCACACAAGTATGCACTGATGTCTGCACATACCAGGACCTGCAAATTTCTTGATTTTTCACAATTCTGAAACCTCTAGACAAAACCCTATAGAATGTTTTAcgtaagtacactatggaggaggagcttggacatgggtgaaattccacagtcacttaaaacaacggatatagccccactccataaaggtggcagcaaagaattagctaagaactatagaccaatagctctgacgtcccacatcataaaaatctttgaaagagtgctaagaagcaggattgcaaatcacctggattcccaaaatctgcacaatccagggcaacataggttcagggcaggtcgctcctgcctctcacaactactggatcattatgacatggccttggatgcactggaagaaaatcagaatgcagatgtaatatacacagactttgcaaaagcatttgacaaatgcgatcatggcataatagcccataaaatacgtgctaaaggaataactgggaaagtggggagatggatcttcaacttcctaacaaatcgaacacagagtagtggtcaacagagttaaatcggaggctgccatagtgaagagctctgttccacaaggcacagtactcgcccccatcttattccttatcctcatatcagacataaacagagatatacaccacagcactgtatcatcctttgcggatgatactaggatctgcacgaggctgtcatctgctgaggacgcggttaacctccaagaagatataaacaaagttttccagtgggcaacggtaaacaatatgatgttcaatgaggacaaattccaactactccgttatggaaaactggaggagataataactagaacagagtatactactgactccggccatacaatagagcggaaaaataatgtaagggacctgggagtagtaatatctgaggatctcactttcaaggatcacaacagtgccacgatcgcacgtgcaaagaaaatgataggatggataatgagaacttttaaaacgagagatgccaagcccatgatgatccttttcaaatcacttgttctctctaggctagaatactgctgtacattaacatctccattcaaagcaggtgaaattgcagatctagagagtgtacagagatcctttactgcacgtataagttctgtcaagcaccttaactactgggaacgcttggaagcacttgacttgtactcgttggaacgcaggagggagagatatgtcataatctacacttggaaaatcttggaaggaatggtcccaaatctgcacacagaaatcactccctacgaaagtaaaagactgggcaggcgatgcaaaatgcccccaataaaaagtaggggcgccattggtacactaagggaaaacaccataagtgtccggggcccaaaactgtttaacagcctcccatcaagcattaggggaattgccaataaacccctggctgccttcaagagagagctggacagatacctaaagtcagtgccggatcagccgggctgtggctcgtacgttggactgcgtgcggccagcagtaacagcctagttgatcaggccctgatccatcgggaggcctggtcatggaccgggccgcgggggcgttgatccccggaataacctccaggtaacctccaggtaatgatAAAATATACATCTGTATAAATTAACGAGGAACTGTATAGAATACAGATCagtcatcactaatccggcactaatttcagcaAGCATAATTTCAAACTTCCGGGGTCGCCACACCAATCTGACattactgtttggtggcgctacttgctgaaTAAGTcataccaattttttttttcatttattgttAGAACCTggttacttttagccctagccatggttccaacaaataaaagaaatgcttctcattgtgtaaagcacgtacaccatacattgcccataaaagataaggtggctctGAAGGCACTGTGGgccaccatgagctcagctcactcataaGCTGCaactggtaaatttgggcctacatataagagaataggtctgtgtggtatatgtggactatataaaaaaaatcttgcagcatgcagtgcatgagaaaaaattgtgactgtgtttttggtgtaaaacagcaaatttgctgCGTGTTTTTGTAtggcttttatggttgtattctcatttttttggtctcatttgatagaatggaagatacattccAGAAACAGAAATTATTTTCATTGGTTTCATGACAGAAAGTACCTTGGaactgagttcaaagtagcagaaatgttcaatttttgccgatgttcaagagtaaacaaatcatgtcacgcgtccaatacatgtcaactgatgggtctaatatgctttcacgaatgcgctgatattattgatatcatttttacaataatgcagtagtctgcataacagtaaatcttatatttattgtgtgaataaaaattcaaaatggaaagcaagcgtaatataagtggaggctggaggcatgactaatgaacagagaaaatgttattttagtgctaggaatgtctgcactgtttattctgaaccctattttgaaattggcatcacttgaaatttgtgtgaaattggccaaatttcagatttctgaccactttattgggtagttgaaatatgtAAATGGGCTACTTCTTGTTCTTAATCGACAGCATATATGGAATACTAGcaaaacagctatgagtttggtagactggaacaattgcatgggccaaaaatagggcgtaAATTCGACGAAATCGCCAACGTGTAAATATCACTGTTGAgctaagtgtattctaacctaaccactctgtaatccgacaaaatcactaatccagcaccctacaggttccagtgatgccagattagtgatggtcaacctgtttTACAGTTATACTGCATTGAATAATTTCTGAAGAAATCTGGCACATTCATTCACACATATATGAAGAGCATCCTATCATGTAGCAGTGTATCAGATAAAGACACAAATTAGTCCTATATATATACCTGACAATAGGGATGAAGGAAGTCCAATGCTGTAATATGTACAAGGAACTTCCCTCCTTTTGTTATCTTGCCAAAACAAACTCCTAGTGATATAATGTTTTCATGAGGTACAGTGGAGGCAAATTTCACAATATCTTCTTTAACATAGTAGACTCTACCATTGTGAAGACGGAAGCAATAAAGTCCATCAGAGCGTTCAAGCAAGGCCTTGATATTGGAACCAatgctgttaaaaaaaaaaaaaaaagggaaatacTTGTAAATTTCTTCAGTTATTAATAATACAATAGCCTGAAGTTTACCTTGAGAATTTTAAAATTGCTAAATGCTTAACTTTGTAGTACATTTTTTTTGCAAAAATAATAGGCATATGATGCATATGTTAGGAACCCACTGGTTAATGATGAGTTCATCTGCTCAGTTTTGAGCCTGACCTACTATGTAAAGTATCAGAAATCAAGTAAATTGTACAATGGAGACAGTTTTATGTTGTGCATATGTGGAAAAACCCAACTATCATTGGGAAAAAAATAGTGACCCATCtaaacctccaggtaaactccaggctttACTCAATGTTGGAAAATTTACATAATAAAAAACTCAAGCCTCTGAACTCAACTCAACTACATAATTATATAATTCATCCATATTAAGAATTCACAACAATGTTTTTTTCTGCAAAGCCAAATATACAACATGCATAATCAATTTTCTATATGATATTTCATAACTAGGTTCAGTTGTGTACCTTATGTCACGGTTAATAACCGAAATGCTGTAAATTATTATATGTTGATACATAACTttgaaataaattattataatcatggggaagcgctaaacccgtaggactatacagcgcctgtgggggggatacTTTGAGGAGACTGAAATCaagtcattatcattattatttttaggaGAAACGCTAAATCCACAGGGGTTATTAGGGTAGGTTGGGTAATATTCGTCAGGAATCAGGATGGACAAGTGATTCAAAGTTATACAGCGTGTgtggaatgggaagcaatcatgTTTAATTCCCTTAACCAACAGCTGCTCACTAAcattaaggaacctccctggatgggaaaagaagaggaagatagcttcatttccttggaccaagagcccttaCCGCCTTCCTTAATTAATTTCTTACCCAGCACATATGACTTACTAGTGCTTCAGCTTGCTGAAAACCACGGTAATTTCTTCATTTTTTAATGGcctcatcactactactgcttcaggACACGTGTAATTTATTCAGGTTTCTTCTCCTCCCGATGACTGCACGAGCTGTGATGTAGAGTGACTGTGTTGGTTCTGTGACTTAAGTGATGTCTGTACACAATTCACAGAGCAGTTAGCTTGCTGTTCCTAACGTCTCGTGGAGCAACaacacgctggctgacaccttcGTTGGGTTGAAAGATTACGACGGTCCAAGGGTTGTGTGGATCCTACTGCCAATGGTCCCCTGAACCCTACTGCCAAGGGTCCCCTGAACCCTACTGCCAAGGGTCCCGTGAACCCTACTGCCAAGGGCCCCGTGAACCCTACTGCCAAGGGTCCCGTGAACCCTACTGCCAAGGGTCCCGTGAACCCCTACTGCCAAGGGTCCCATGAACCCTACTGTCAAGGGTCCCATGAACCCTACTGCCAAAGGTCCCGTGAACCCTACTGCCAAGGGTCCCCTGAACCCTACTGCCAAGGGTCCCGTGAACCCTACTGCCAAGGGTCCCGTGAGCCCTACTGCCAAGGGTCCCGTGAACCCTACTGCCAAGGGTCCCGTGAACCCTACTGCCAAGGGTCCCGTGAGCCCTACTGCCAAGGGTCCCGTGAACCCTACTGCCAAGGGTCCCGTGAACCCTACTGCCAAGGGTCCCGTGAGCCCTACTGCCAAGGGTCCCGTGAACCCTACTGCCAAGGGTCCCGTGAACCCCTACTGCCAAGGGTCCCGTGAACCCTACTGCTAAGGGTCCCGTGAACCCTACTGCCAAGGGTCCCGTGAACCCTACTGCCAAGGGCCCCGTGAGCCCTACTGCCAAGGGTCCCGTGAACCCTACTGCCAAGGGTCCCGTGAACCCCTACTGCCAAGGGTCCCGTGAACCCTACTGCTAAGGGTCCCGTGAACCCTACTGCCAAGGGTCCCGTGAACCCTACTGCCAAGGGTCCCGTGAACCCTACTGCCAAGGGTCCCGTGAACCCTACTGCTAAGGGTCCCGTGAACCCTACTGCCAAGGGTCCCCTGAACCCTACTGCCAAGGGTCCCGTGAACCCTACTGCCAAGGGTCCCGTGAGCCCTACTGCCAAGGGTCCCGTGAACCCTACTGCCAAGGGTCCCGTGAACCCTACTGCCAAGGGTCCCGTGAACCCTACTGCCAAGGGTCCCGTGAACCCCTACTGCCAAGGGTCCCGTGAACTCTACTGCTAAGGGTCCCGTGAACCCTACTGCCAAGGGTCCCGTGAACCCTACTGCCAAGGGTCCCGTGAACCCTACTGCCAAGGGCCCCGTGAGCCCTACTGCCAAGGGTCCCGTGAACCCTACTGCCAAGGGTCCCGTGAACCCCTACTGCCAAGGGTCCCGTGAACCCTACTGTCAAGGGTCCCGTGAACCCTACTGCCAAGGGTCCCGTGAACCCTACTGCCAAGGGTCCCGTGAACCCTACTGCCAAGGGTCCCGTGAACCCCTACTGCCAAGGGTCCCCTGAACCCTACTGCCAAGGGTCCCGTGAACCCCTACTGCCAAGGGTCCCGTGAACCCTACTGCCAAGGGTCCCGTGAACCCTACTGCCAAGGGTCCCGTGAACCCCTACTGCCAAGGGTCCCCTGAACCCTACTGCCAAGGGTCCCGTGAACCCTACTGCCAAGGGTCCCGTGAACCCTACTGCCAAGGGTCCCGTGAGCCCTACTGCCAAGGGTCCCGTGAACCCCTACTCCCAAGGGTCCCGTGAACCCTACTGCTAAGGGTCCCGTGAACCCTACTGCCAAGGGTCCCGTGAACCCTACTGCCAAGGGTCCCGTGAACCCTACTGTCAAGGGTCCTGTGAACTCTATTGCCCAGGGTAGTGTATGTCTTTCAGTATGTACTaacatatgtggttgcaggggtcgattcacagctcttggtctTCTGCTCCTGGTAGTGTGTAGATTCGGGACTAGGCTCTCTAGTACTTTTCATGTATATATTAaaatgtacctctctctcctctccagtgagtacatatttaagagtATGAGGTGTTAAGTAATTTAAATGGTTTATTGGTTCTATGcaggccgtaaatgatctctgtatctctTCCAtcgctgacttttttgggggttattctaagcaatctacacatatgctgctatgtatgaggatttatgtaactatttatgtgtacctatacctgaataaacttactttctatatttctcctgccctgaattgGGCCGTCAATATTGAACAACATTCTTAACGAAAGAGCACTatttccctagttttgaaagctaataggtaagtttatttaggtgcaggtacacataagtacaattatcatacatagtctagcatatgtgtaaattacctaggataatcaaaaaaaaaaaaagtcagacagtgatttatttccattgggatcattATCCA contains:
- the LOC128685020 gene encoding 60S ribosome subunit biogenesis protein NIP7 homolog — its product is MRPLKNEEITVVFSKLKHYIGSNIKALLERSDGLYCFRLHNGRVYYVKEDIVKFASTVPHENIISLGVCFGKITKGGKFLVHITALDFLHPYCQNKIWMKESAEQNFMYGNHVYKSGLSRISENTPKYAGVVVYSSKDVPLGFGVAAKATAECRHSDPMDIICFHQADIGEYIRNEDTLT